A genomic window from Pseudocitrobacter corydidari includes:
- a CDS encoding HNH endonuclease, protein MNQRAWSFKAVDQDDLRYFGNNGYHDDSTSFYRYDNFVPNHKQVKKGDIVIVTDRKNVLGISVIDNLSSTPYIKVRNRCPNENCTPAKLILRKTKKPKWRCSNGHEFEQPKVEDVPALEFKADYKQNYKPINSISIMDLISQTPRYNVQSSIQEIDFEWANNIFDSIIQLDPTETDIDDTPLDMDDRRIAVLRQIKQRRGQKAFRDTLISQTAKCAVTGCKIVDILEAAHISAYKNDTHNHVSNGLLLRCDMHTLYDLDLFAINPDSLIIYFAPQIQDKEYTKYQGKNLHVTHKINYGALVKRWERFTEMYDLIEAN, encoded by the coding sequence ATGAATCAAAGGGCATGGTCTTTTAAAGCAGTAGATCAAGATGATCTTCGGTACTTTGGGAATAATGGTTATCACGATGACTCCACAAGCTTTTACAGATATGACAACTTTGTGCCAAATCACAAGCAAGTTAAAAAAGGAGACATTGTGATAGTAACTGATAGAAAAAATGTTCTGGGTATATCAGTTATAGACAATTTATCTTCGACACCCTACATAAAAGTTCGTAACCGATGCCCAAATGAGAATTGCACACCGGCAAAGTTAATCCTTCGAAAAACTAAAAAGCCAAAGTGGCGCTGCAGCAATGGACACGAATTTGAACAGCCTAAAGTAGAAGACGTACCAGCACTTGAGTTTAAAGCTGATTATAAGCAAAACTACAAACCCATTAATTCTATTTCCATAATGGACTTAATATCTCAAACACCGCGATACAACGTTCAAAGTTCGATTCAAGAAATTGATTTCGAATGGGCTAATAACATATTTGATAGCATCATCCAATTGGATCCTACTGAAACAGACATCGATGATACACCTCTAGATATGGATGATCGGCGAATCGCGGTTTTACGGCAAATTAAGCAAAGACGTGGGCAAAAAGCTTTTCGCGATACTTTGATCTCTCAAACAGCTAAATGTGCAGTAACTGGCTGTAAAATCGTTGATATCCTCGAAGCCGCACATATCTCCGCATATAAAAATGATACACATAACCATGTTAGCAATGGGCTACTGTTACGTTGTGACATGCATACCCTTTATGATTTGGATCTTTTTGCAATCAATCCAGATTCATTAATTATTTACTTTGCTCCACAGATTCAAGATAAAGAATATACAAAGTATCAGGGGAAAAATCTGCATGTAACGCATAAGATTAATTATGGGGCACTTGTTAAAAGATGGGAAAGGTTTACTGAAATGTATGACTTGATTGAAGCCAATTAA
- a CDS encoding DUF6035 family protein produces the protein MKIRNMSSVFLTMHDMNLDANEFLDNCSDEEFFKFRREIEEARKKFPIALCSVCYQPVVLRGDAHRTKFFAHTKNSADCPIKTTTNLTEDELRALKYNGQKEGAAHRINKEKIAKLLLLDDLFEDDVKVEATFRQENHVGISKEWRRPDISCVLKHTSIQLVIELQVSTTFLDVIISREAFYRRNGAYILWVFISFEPDKFTTLDIAYGNFANVFVFDSEAEVESEKFNKLILKCYYRKPYITKFNTISYSWECELVDFNILLFKEESKKVYYKDTENMKEIAMNELYNRAQEVKRMREQVELARQSMNNLKRNKASEKTDRVKNERPINSQYKNKQHRFNVSSLKSAQNIKNHELVQCNNCGYIGKARKIGTSVLCAKCFQPI, from the coding sequence ATGAAAATAAGAAATATGTCATCTGTTTTTCTCACTATGCATGACATGAATTTAGATGCAAACGAATTTTTGGATAATTGTAGTGATGAGGAGTTTTTCAAGTTTAGGAGGGAAATTGAAGAAGCGAGAAAAAAATTTCCTATTGCACTGTGTAGTGTGTGCTATCAACCAGTAGTCTTACGAGGTGATGCGCATAGAACAAAGTTTTTTGCGCATACAAAAAATTCAGCCGATTGTCCTATCAAGACTACAACAAACTTAACTGAAGATGAGTTGCGTGCTCTAAAATACAATGGGCAAAAGGAGGGGGCGGCACATAGAATTAACAAAGAGAAAATAGCGAAACTATTATTGCTTGATGATTTATTTGAAGATGATGTTAAAGTTGAAGCAACATTTCGTCAAGAGAATCATGTTGGGATTTCGAAAGAATGGCGTAGGCCAGATATAAGTTGCGTATTAAAACATACTAGTATTCAATTAGTTATTGAGTTACAGGTATCAACTACATTTTTAGATGTAATCATAAGTCGTGAGGCATTTTATAGACGTAATGGGGCATATATATTATGGGTTTTTATATCATTCGAGCCTGATAAATTTACAACTTTAGATATAGCATATGGAAATTTTGCAAATGTTTTCGTATTTGACTCCGAGGCTGAAGTCGAGTCCGAAAAATTTAATAAGCTCATATTGAAATGTTACTATAGAAAGCCATATATTACTAAATTCAATACAATATCCTATTCTTGGGAGTGTGAGTTAGTTGATTTTAATATTTTATTATTCAAAGAGGAAAGTAAAAAAGTCTATTATAAAGATACTGAGAACATGAAGGAAATAGCAATGAATGAACTCTATAATAGAGCTCAAGAAGTGAAAAGAATGCGAGAACAGGTTGAGCTGGCTCGACAAAGCATGAATAATTTAAAACGAAATAAGGCTTCTGAAAAAACTGATAGAGTTAAAAACGAACGACCTATCAATTCTCAATATAAAAACAAGCAACATAGGTTTAATGTTTCTTCATTAAAATCAGCACAAAATATAAAAAATCATGAGCTGGTTCAATGTAATAACTGTGGATATATTGGGAAAGCAAGAAAAATAGGAACGTCAGTATTATGTGCAAAATGTTTTCAACCAATTTAG
- a CDS encoding tyrosine-type recombinase/integrase yields MALSDVKVRSAKPEAKAYKLTDGDGMVLLVHPNGSKYWRLRYRFGGKEKMLALGKYPEVSLADARARRDDARKLLANGVDPSENKKAVKVEQEQEAITFEVVARDWHASNQKWSASHRARVLKSLEDNLFAAIGKRNIAELKTRDLLVPIKAVESSGRLEVAARLQQRTTAIMRFAVQSGLIDYNPAQEIAGAVATAKRQHRAALELNRIPELLHRIDHYSGRPLTRLAVELTLLVFIRSSELRFARWSEVDFDTAMWTILGEREPLEGVKHSQRGSKMRTPHSVPLSRQALAILEKIKSMNGNRELIFVGDHDPRKPMSENTVNKALRVMGYDTKTEVCGHGFRTMACSSLIESGLWSRDAVERQMSHQERSSVRAAYIHKAEHLGERRLMLQWWADYLDVNREKGISPFDYGHRNHT; encoded by the coding sequence ATGGCTCTGAGTGATGTGAAGGTTCGTTCGGCAAAGCCGGAAGCAAAAGCCTATAAGCTGACTGACGGCGACGGTATGGTTTTGCTGGTTCACCCGAATGGCTCAAAATACTGGCGGCTGCGTTATCGTTTTGGCGGTAAAGAAAAGATGCTGGCTTTAGGGAAATACCCTGAAGTGTCGCTGGCTGATGCCAGGGCACGCCGGGATGACGCTCGTAAGCTCTTAGCTAATGGCGTCGATCCCAGTGAGAACAAGAAAGCCGTTAAGGTAGAGCAGGAACAAGAGGCGATAACGTTTGAGGTGGTCGCCAGAGACTGGCACGCCAGCAATCAAAAGTGGTCGGCATCGCATAGGGCTCGTGTATTGAAAAGCCTGGAAGATAATCTCTTCGCTGCTATCGGTAAGCGGAACATTGCTGAATTGAAGACACGGGATCTGCTTGTCCCCATCAAAGCGGTGGAGTCGTCCGGGCGTCTCGAAGTTGCGGCTCGTTTGCAACAGCGAACTACCGCGATTATGCGCTTTGCTGTGCAGAGCGGTTTAATCGACTACAACCCTGCACAAGAAATTGCCGGTGCGGTTGCTACGGCGAAAAGACAGCATCGTGCGGCACTGGAGCTTAACCGTATACCTGAATTACTTCATCGCATTGATCACTATTCCGGAAGACCATTAACCCGACTTGCTGTCGAACTTACCTTGTTAGTCTTTATCCGCTCAAGCGAGCTGCGCTTTGCCCGCTGGTCAGAAGTAGATTTTGACACGGCCATGTGGACGATTCTGGGCGAGCGTGAGCCACTGGAAGGAGTCAAGCATTCTCAGCGTGGTTCAAAGATGCGGACACCTCATTCTGTTCCCTTGTCGCGACAAGCTCTCGCTATATTGGAAAAGATCAAAAGCATGAATGGGAACCGAGAGCTGATTTTCGTGGGCGATCACGATCCACGTAAGCCTATGAGTGAGAATACGGTGAATAAGGCTCTGCGAGTCATGGGCTATGACACTAAAACAGAAGTGTGTGGGCATGGTTTCAGGACGATGGCTTGTAGTTCTCTGATTGAGTCAGGATTGTGGTCGAGGGATGCAGTGGAGCGGCAGATGAGCCATCAGGAGCGTAGCTCTGTTCGGGCAGCTTACATCCATAAGGCGGAGCACTTGGGTGAACGCAGGTTGATGTTGCAGTGGTGGGCGGATTATCTGGATGTGAATCGGGAGAAGGGGATTAGTCCGTTTGATTATGGGCATAGGAATCATACATAA
- the ahr gene encoding NADPH-dependent aldehyde reductase Ahr, which yields MSIIKSYAAKNAGDTLELWEYDAGELLPEDVEVQVDYCGVCHSDLSMIDNEWGMSQYPLVAGHEVIGHVVALGSAAQNKGLKVGQRVGIGWTARSCGHCDACISGNQINCTEGSLPTILNRGGFADKLRADWQWVIPLPENIDIETAGPLLCGGITVFKPLLMHHVTATSRVGVIGIGGLGHIAIKLLRAMGAEVTAFSSNPSKEQEVRAMGADNVVNSRDPEALKALAGQFDLIINTVSVDLDWQPYFEALAYGGNFHTVGAVLKPLPVPAFTLIGGDRSISGSATGNPAELRKLMKFAGRSGVTPTTELFPMSQINDALQHLRDGKARYRVVLKADF from the coding sequence ATGTCCATCATCAAAAGCTACGCCGCGAAAAATGCGGGCGATACTCTGGAACTCTGGGAGTACGACGCGGGGGAACTTCTGCCGGAAGACGTGGAAGTTCAGGTTGATTACTGCGGGGTCTGCCATTCTGATTTGTCGATGATCGATAACGAATGGGGCATGTCTCAGTATCCGCTGGTTGCGGGTCACGAGGTGATTGGTCATGTGGTGGCGCTGGGTAGCGCTGCGCAGAATAAGGGCCTGAAAGTGGGCCAGCGCGTGGGTATTGGCTGGACGGCGCGCAGCTGTGGGCACTGCGATGCCTGTATCAGCGGCAATCAGATTAACTGTACGGAAGGGTCGCTGCCGACCATTCTCAATCGCGGCGGCTTTGCCGATAAGCTGCGCGCAGACTGGCAATGGGTGATTCCGCTGCCGGAGAACATCGATATCGAAACCGCAGGCCCGCTGCTGTGCGGCGGTATCACCGTCTTTAAACCGCTGCTGATGCACCACGTGACGGCCACCAGCCGCGTTGGGGTTATCGGTATTGGCGGGCTGGGGCATATTGCCATCAAACTGCTGCGCGCGATGGGTGCGGAAGTGACGGCGTTCAGCTCCAATCCGTCGAAAGAGCAGGAAGTGCGGGCGATGGGAGCCGATAATGTAGTGAACAGCCGCGATCCGGAAGCGCTGAAAGCGCTGGCGGGCCAGTTCGACCTGATTATCAACACCGTGAGCGTTGATCTCGACTGGCAGCCGTATTTCGAAGCGCTGGCTTACGGCGGTAACTTCCATACGGTTGGCGCGGTGCTGAAACCGCTGCCGGTGCCGGCCTTTACGCTGATTGGCGGCGACCGCAGTATTTCCGGTTCGGCGACGGGTAACCCGGCTGAGCTGCGTAAGCTGATGAAGTTCGCCGGGCGTAGCGGTGTGACGCCGACAACCGAGCTGTTCCCGATGTCGCAAATCAACGATGCGTTGCAGCATCTGCGCGACGGCAAAGCCCGTTACCGCGTGGTGCTGAAGGCTGATTTTTAA
- a CDS encoding dihydroxyacetone kinase subunit DhaK — MSRFFYDDRKQLVNDAIEGLVLSAPHGNLMRLDIDPAIRIVARSDWDKSRVAVISGGGSGHEPAHAGFVGKGMLTAAVCGDLFASPSVDAVLNAIVAVTGDRGCLLIVKNYTGDRLNFGLAAEKAKRYGLKVEMVIVADDIALPDNKQPRGIAGTALVHKIAGYAAEHGKSLSEVRDIAQQACDSVFSLGVAMESCNLPGSDNDEGRIKPGQVELGLGIHGEPGASVVESHNSKALIDMLVKPLKEQVGDARVAVLINNLGGVSALEMALLTKELAHSALQEQIAWLIGPAPLVSSLDMKGFSLSVLKLNPDFERALKADVETVGWLKPVAFAPVKTVKHSKVYDALEIQPSDNPAIAARVGQITQTLIQLENRLNALDAKVGDGDTGSTFALGARDIAELLDKGELPLNNGAQLLQLVGERLATVMGGSSGVLMSIFFTAAGQSLQRGDALADALLKGLTQMKQYGGADLGDRTLIDALQPALEALRDSDIQAAASAANAGAEKTATMQKAGAGRASYVNSQNLDGVTDPGAVAVAEVFAALAKG; from the coding sequence ATGTCCAGATTCTTTTATGACGATCGCAAACAGCTGGTCAACGATGCGATTGAAGGTTTAGTGTTATCCGCGCCGCACGGCAATCTGATGCGGCTTGATATCGACCCGGCGATTCGGATTGTCGCGCGCAGCGACTGGGATAAAAGCCGGGTTGCGGTGATTTCCGGCGGCGGCTCGGGCCATGAACCCGCGCATGCTGGGTTCGTCGGCAAAGGCATGCTGACGGCGGCAGTGTGCGGCGACCTGTTCGCTTCGCCAAGCGTCGATGCGGTGCTTAACGCCATTGTGGCGGTAACGGGCGACCGTGGCTGCCTGCTGATTGTTAAAAACTACACGGGCGACCGCCTCAACTTCGGCCTGGCGGCGGAGAAAGCCAAACGCTACGGCCTGAAGGTTGAGATGGTGATTGTCGCCGACGACATCGCGCTGCCGGACAACAAACAGCCGCGCGGCATCGCGGGCACTGCGCTGGTGCATAAAATCGCCGGTTATGCCGCTGAGCACGGTAAATCCCTCAGCGAAGTGCGCGACATCGCGCAACAGGCGTGCGACAGTGTTTTCAGCCTGGGCGTGGCAATGGAGAGCTGCAACCTGCCGGGCAGCGACAACGACGAAGGGCGCATCAAACCGGGGCAGGTGGAGCTGGGGCTGGGTATTCACGGCGAACCGGGCGCATCGGTGGTGGAAAGCCACAACAGCAAAGCGCTGATCGACATGCTGGTTAAACCCCTCAAAGAACAGGTGGGCGACGCCCGCGTGGCGGTGCTAATCAACAACCTCGGCGGCGTTTCGGCGCTGGAGATGGCGCTGCTCACCAAAGAGTTGGCACACTCGGCATTACAGGAACAGATTGCCTGGCTGATTGGCCCGGCGCCGCTGGTGAGTTCGCTGGATATGAAAGGCTTCTCGCTTTCGGTATTAAAACTGAACCCGGACTTTGAACGTGCTTTAAAGGCGGATGTCGAGACGGTGGGCTGGTTAAAACCGGTCGCCTTCGCACCGGTAAAAACCGTCAAGCACAGCAAAGTATACGACGCCCTGGAGATTCAGCCTTCCGACAACCCGGCGATTGCCGCGAGAGTGGGGCAGATAACCCAGACGCTTATCCAGCTTGAGAACCGCCTGAACGCGCTGGATGCCAAAGTGGGCGACGGCGACACCGGTTCAACCTTTGCATTGGGCGCGCGTGATATCGCCGAACTGCTCGACAAGGGCGAACTGCCGCTCAACAACGGCGCGCAGCTGCTGCAACTGGTGGGGGAACGGCTGGCTACGGTGATGGGCGGCTCCAGCGGCGTGCTGATGTCCATCTTCTTTACCGCTGCCGGGCAATCACTCCAGCGCGGCGACGCACTGGCGGATGCGCTGTTGAAAGGGCTGACGCAGATGAAACAGTACGGCGGAGCCGATCTGGGCGACCGCACGCTTATCGACGCCCTGCAACCGGCGCTGGAAGCGCTGCGCGATAGCGACATACAGGCAGCGGCAAGCGCCGCAAATGCCGGTGCGGAGAAAACCGCGACCATGCAAAAAGCAGGCGCGGGGCGCGCGTCGTACGTAAACAGCCAGAACCTGGACGGCGTGACCGACCCGGGGGCGGTTGCGGTAGCGGAAGTCTTTGCCGCACTGGCAAAAGGCTAA
- a CDS encoding helicase HerA-like C-terminal domain-containing protein produces MLDADKWRNNSMSAPLLIARTQEKELHLLPGMANRHGLITGATGTGKTVTLQKMAESFSEIGVPVFMADVKGDLTGVAQAGQASEKLQERLNKIGVTDWEPHANPVVVWDIFAEKGHPVRATVSDLGPLLLARLLNLNEVQTGVLNIIFRIADDQGLLLLDFKDLRAITQYIGDNAKSFQNQYGNISSASVGAIQRGLLTLEQQGAEHFFGEPMLDIKDWMRTDSNGKGVINILSAEKLYQMPKLYAASLLWMLSELYEQLPEAGDLEKPKQVFFFDEAHLLFNDAPQVLLDKIEQVIRLIRSKGVGVYFVSQNPSDIPDAVLGQLGNRVQHALRAFTPKDQKAVKTAAQTMRANPAFDTEKAIQELGTGEALISFLDAKGSPSVVERAMVIAPCSRMGPVTDDERNGLINNSPLYGKYEDAVDRESAFEMLQKGVQTSTEQANAPAAKGKAVEVDDGILGGLKDILFGTTGPRGGKKDGIVQTAAKSAVRQVTNQIVRGMLGSLLGGRRR; encoded by the coding sequence ATACTCGACGCAGATAAATGGAGGAATAATTCAATGAGCGCACCTTTGCTAATTGCACGCACGCAGGAAAAAGAGCTGCACCTGTTGCCCGGTATGGCGAATCGTCATGGGCTGATCACCGGGGCGACCGGTACCGGGAAGACCGTCACTCTGCAAAAGATGGCTGAGTCGTTCTCGGAGATTGGCGTGCCGGTGTTTATGGCGGATGTAAAAGGTGACCTGACGGGCGTTGCGCAGGCAGGCCAGGCATCAGAGAAGCTTCAGGAGCGCCTGAACAAAATTGGCGTCACCGACTGGGAGCCGCACGCGAATCCGGTGGTGGTGTGGGATATTTTTGCCGAGAAAGGCCACCCGGTGCGCGCCACAGTGTCAGATCTCGGCCCGCTGCTGCTGGCGCGTCTGCTGAACCTCAACGAGGTACAGACTGGCGTGCTGAACATTATCTTCCGCATCGCCGACGACCAGGGCCTGCTGCTGCTGGACTTTAAAGATCTGCGCGCCATCACACAGTACATTGGCGATAACGCGAAGTCGTTCCAGAACCAGTACGGCAATATCAGTAGCGCGTCGGTCGGGGCGATTCAGCGCGGGCTGTTAACGCTGGAGCAGCAAGGTGCCGAGCACTTCTTTGGCGAGCCGATGCTGGATATCAAAGACTGGATGCGTACCGACAGCAATGGCAAAGGGGTGATTAACATCCTCAGCGCTGAGAAACTCTATCAGATGCCGAAGCTTTATGCGGCCAGCCTGCTGTGGATGCTCTCCGAGCTTTACGAGCAGTTGCCGGAAGCGGGTGACCTCGAGAAACCGAAGCAGGTGTTCTTCTTCGATGAAGCGCACCTGCTGTTTAACGATGCGCCGCAGGTGCTGCTGGATAAAATTGAGCAGGTGATCCGCCTGATTCGTTCGAAGGGCGTGGGCGTCTATTTTGTATCGCAGAACCCGTCGGATATTCCTGATGCGGTGCTCGGGCAGTTGGGGAACCGCGTGCAACATGCGCTGCGAGCCTTTACGCCGAAAGATCAGAAAGCGGTGAAAACAGCGGCGCAGACCATGCGTGCCAATCCGGCATTTGATACGGAGAAAGCCATTCAGGAGCTGGGCACCGGCGAGGCGTTGATCTCGTTCCTGGATGCCAAAGGCAGCCCGTCGGTGGTAGAGCGCGCAATGGTGATTGCCCCGTGCTCGCGCATGGGGCCGGTTACCGACGATGAGCGTAACGGGCTGATTAACAACTCGCCGCTGTATGGCAAGTATGAGGATGCGGTTGACCGCGAATCAGCGTTCGAGATGCTGCAAAAAGGCGTGCAGACCAGCACCGAGCAGGCCAATGCGCCAGCCGCCAAAGGTAAAGCGGTTGAGGTGGATGACGGTATTCTCGGCGGGCTGAAGGATATTTTGTTCGGCACCACCGGGCCACGCGGCGGTAAGAAAGATGGCATCGTTCAGACAGCGGCGAAAAGCGCAGTGCGTCAGGTGACCAATCAGATTGTGCGTGGGATGCTGGGGAGTTTGCTCGGGGGAAGGCGCCGGTAA
- the lptG gene encoding LPS export ABC transporter permease LptG — translation MQPFGVLDRYIGKTIFTTIMMTLFMLVSLSGIIKFVDQLKKAGQGNYDALGAGVYTLLSMPKDIQIFFPMAALLGALLGLGMLAQRSELVVMQASGFTRMQVALSVMKTAIPLVLLTMAMGEWVAPQGEQMARNYRAQAMYGGSLLSTQQGMWAKDGHNFVYIERVKGNDELGGVSIYAFNAEKRLQSVRYAASAKFDPENKVWRLSQVDESNLTDSKQITGAQTVSGTWKTNLTPDKLGVVALDPDALSISGLHNYVKYLKSSGQDSGRYQLNMWSKVFQPLSVAVMMLMALSFIFGPLRSVAMGVRVVTGISFGFVFYVLDQIFGPLTLVYGIPPVIGALLPSASFFVISLWLMMRKA, via the coding sequence ATGCAGCCATTTGGTGTACTTGACCGCTATATCGGTAAAACCATTTTTACCACCATCATGATGACGCTGTTCATGCTGGTGTCGCTCTCCGGCATCATCAAGTTTGTCGACCAGCTGAAAAAGGCCGGGCAGGGGAACTACGATGCGCTGGGCGCCGGGGTTTATACCCTGCTCAGCATGCCGAAAGATATCCAAATCTTCTTCCCGATGGCGGCCCTGCTGGGCGCGTTGTTAGGTCTGGGGATGCTGGCACAGCGCAGCGAACTGGTGGTGATGCAGGCTTCCGGCTTTACGCGTATGCAGGTGGCGTTATCGGTAATGAAAACCGCTATCCCGCTGGTGTTGTTGACCATGGCGATGGGGGAGTGGGTTGCGCCGCAGGGCGAACAGATGGCGCGTAACTACCGTGCGCAGGCGATGTATGGCGGCTCGCTGCTCTCAACCCAGCAGGGGATGTGGGCGAAAGATGGCCATAACTTTGTCTATATCGAACGGGTAAAAGGTAACGACGAACTGGGTGGCGTAAGCATTTATGCCTTCAACGCGGAAAAACGTCTGCAGTCCGTTCGCTACGCGGCCTCCGCGAAGTTTGACCCGGAAAACAAGGTGTGGCGTTTGTCGCAGGTGGATGAGTCCAACCTGACGGACAGCAAGCAAATCACCGGTGCGCAAACCGTTAGCGGCACCTGGAAAACCAACCTCACGCCAGACAAACTCGGCGTGGTGGCGTTAGACCCGGATGCGCTCTCTATCAGCGGCTTACATAACTACGTGAAGTACCTGAAGTCGAGCGGCCAGGATTCCGGGCGTTATCAGCTCAATATGTGGAGCAAAGTCTTCCAGCCGCTCTCTGTCGCGGTGATGATGCTGATGGCGCTGTCGTTCATTTTCGGCCCGCTGCGTAGCGTGGCGATGGGCGTGCGCGTGGTCACCGGTATCAGCTTTGGTTTTGTGTTCTACGTGCTGGACCAAATCTTCGGGCCACTGACCCTGGTGTACGGCATCCCGCCAGTGATTGGCGCGCTGCTGCCAAGCGCCAGCTTCTTCGTAATCAGCCTTTGGCTGATGATGCGAAAAGCATAA
- the lptF gene encoding LPS export ABC transporter permease LptF, producing MIIIRYLVRETLKSQLAILFILLLIFFCQKLVRILGAAVDGEIPTNLVLSLLGLGVPEMAQLILPLSLFLGLLMTLGKLYTESEITVMHACGLSKAVLIKAAMVLALFTSIIAAVNVMWAGPWSSRHQDEVLAEAKANPGMAALAAGQFQQATNGDSVLFIESVDGSSFNDVFLAQLRPKGNARPSVVVADSGHLSQLKDGSQVVTLNEGTRFEGTAMLRDFRITDFKDYQAIVGHQAVTLDPNDTDQMDMRTLWNTNNDRARAEFHWRITLVLTVAIMALMVVPLSVVNPRQGRVLSMLPAMLLYLVFFLLQTSLKSNGGKGKLDPAIWMWVVNLSYLALAVVLNLWDTIPMRRFRARFSAKGAV from the coding sequence GTGATAATCATAAGATATCTGGTGCGGGAGACGCTTAAAAGCCAGCTTGCGATCCTCTTCATCCTGCTTCTGATCTTCTTTTGTCAGAAACTGGTGAGGATCCTCGGCGCGGCGGTAGACGGCGAAATCCCGACAAATCTGGTGCTCTCATTACTGGGGCTGGGCGTGCCTGAAATGGCGCAGTTGATCCTTCCCCTGAGCCTGTTCCTCGGCTTATTGATGACGCTGGGCAAACTCTACACCGAAAGTGAAATTACGGTGATGCACGCCTGCGGCCTCAGTAAAGCGGTGCTGATTAAAGCCGCCATGGTGCTGGCGCTGTTCACCAGTATTATTGCTGCTGTGAATGTGATGTGGGCAGGGCCATGGTCGTCGCGTCACCAGGATGAAGTGCTGGCGGAAGCGAAAGCGAACCCCGGCATGGCGGCGCTGGCGGCGGGCCAGTTCCAGCAGGCGACTAACGGCGACTCGGTGCTGTTTATTGAAAGCGTCGATGGCAGCAGCTTTAACGATGTCTTTTTGGCGCAGTTGCGTCCGAAAGGTAATGCGCGTCCTTCCGTGGTGGTCGCCGATTCCGGGCATCTCTCGCAGCTGAAAGACGGCTCTCAGGTGGTGACCTTAAACGAAGGTACTCGCTTTGAAGGCACCGCGATGCTGCGCGACTTCCGCATTACCGATTTTAAAGATTACCAGGCGATTGTCGGCCACCAGGCGGTAACGCTCGATCCGAACGACACCGACCAAATGGATATGCGCACGCTGTGGAACACCAACAATGACCGCGCGCGCGCTGAATTCCACTGGCGTATCACGCTCGTGCTGACGGTGGCTATTATGGCGCTGATGGTGGTTCCGCTCAGCGTGGTCAACCCGCGTCAGGGCCGCGTGCTGTCAATGCTGCCGGCGATGCTGCTTTATCTGGTCTTCTTCCTGCTGCAAACCTCGCTCAAATCAAATGGCGGCAAAGGCAAGCTCGACCCGGCTATCTGGATGTGGGTGGTGAACCTGTCCTATCTGGCGCTGGCGGTGGTGTTGAACCTGTGGGATACCATTCCGATGCGTCGCTTCCGTGCGCGTTTCTCGGCTAAAGGAGCGGTGTGA